The Papaver somniferum cultivar HN1 unplaced genomic scaffold, ASM357369v1 unplaced-scaffold_33, whole genome shotgun sequence genome includes a window with the following:
- the LOC113342036 gene encoding E3 ubiquitin-protein ligase RGLG2-like gives MGGKSSKSVSRRSSLTSDSSWHPQQSPYNSQGYAPPQQNYAPAQSYAAAPPPQTNGGVQAGRPQKRFERMYSRIADNYNSLEEVTDALSQAGLESSNLIVGIDFTKSNEWTGARSFNRKSLHHIGNFQNPYEQAISIIGRTLSAFDEDNLIPCFGFGDASTHDQDVFSFYPYERPCTGFEEALTRYREIAPHLRLAGPTSFAPIVEMATTIVQQSGGQYHVLLIIADGQVTRSVDTERGHLSPQEQRTVDAIVKASEYPLSIVLVGVGDGPWEMMKEFDDNIPARAFDNFQFVNFTEIMSKSSPEKEKETEFALSALMEIPSQYKATLDLNLLGSRNSKSVERVPLPPPLYSAAAANSSCAKPSPSPSSSFKQSSPPYSGPKPSVGTAPPASFSDFDNKACPICLTNPKDMAFGCGHQTCCECGQDLQVCPICRTAVKTRIKLYG, from the exons ATGGGAGGTAAAAGTTCAAAATCAGTATCGAGACGATCATCTTTGACGAGTGATTCATCATGGCATCCACAACAATCACCATATAATAGTCAGGGTTATGCACCACCACAACAGAACTATGCACCCGCACAAAGTTATGCAGCAGCACCACCACCGCAAACCAACGGGGGTGTTCAAGCTGGTAGACCGCAAAAAAGATTCGAAAGGATGTATTCAAGAATAGCTGATAATTATAATTCTTTAGAAGAG GTTACTGATGCTCTTTCTCAAGCTGGACTTGAGTCGTCTAATCTTATTGTTGGTATCGACTTCACAAAGAGCAATGAATGGACAG GTGCAAGGTCATTCAATAGGAAGAGCTTACATCACATTGGAAACTTCCAAAACCCTTATGAACAAGCAATATCTATTATAGGAAGAACTTTATCAGCTTTCGATGAGGATAATCTCATTCCCTGCTTTGGTTTTGGAGATG CATCAACACATGATCAAGATGTTTTTAGCTTCTATCCATATGAAAGACCCTGTACTGGATTTGAGGAAGCATTAACACGATATAGAGAGATAGCACCACATCTGCGACTGGCAGGACCCACATCATTTGCACCAATCGTTGAGATGGCTACTACAATTGTTCAGCAAAGTGGTGGCCAGTACCATGTGTTATTGATAATTGCTGATGGGCAG GTTACAAGGAGTGTTGATACTGAACGGGGTCATCTAAGCCCACAAGAGCAAAGGACTGTAGATGCAATTGTTAAAGCAAG CGAATACCCATTGTCAATTGTTTTAGTCGGAGTTGGAGATGGGCCAtgggagatgatgaaagaatttGATGATAACATCCCTGCTCGTGCTTTCGATAATTTCCAG TTTGTGAACTTCACAGAAATTATGTCAAAAAGTTCGCCAGAGAAGGAAAAGGAGACAGAGTTTGCTCTTTCAGCCTTGATGGAAATCCCTTCTCAGTACAAAGCGACATTAGATCTCAATTTATTGGG TTCTAGAAACAGCAAATCAGTAGAGAGGGTTCCTCTTCCTCCACCACTTTATAGTGCAGCAGCGGCAAATTCCTCTTGTGCTAAACCCAGTCCCAGTCCTTCTAGCAGTTTCAAGCAAAGTTCACCACCCTATTCTGGACCTAAACCATCTGTTGGCACAGCTCCACCTGCAAGTTTTTCTGATTTTGATAATAAG GCGTGTCCAATTTGCCTCACCAACCCAAAAGATATGGCTTTTGGCTGCGGACATCAG ACGTGCTGCGAGTGTGGACAAGACCTTCAAGTATGCCCCATCTGCCGAACTGCTGTCAAAACCAGAATAAAGCTTTATGGTTAA
- the LOC113342051 gene encoding uncharacterized protein LOC113342051 has product MKVADLIVDGKWLIPPRMLQYFQVEELPVISKTNDTRVWTGTMSGDFTVSSVVECIREHYQKVTWERYVWNPTLHPTTARNVWKIVRGICSTDEKGKSKGYNLASKCYMCGADTDNLVYILWYCNFSQLVWKWLGGIFLFCNPESYEDVMNFSKHKSGAVKDIWLLVASITIMELWFLRNKIFFEEEKVDLGKFKRRIIQYTKDYAVRIKSFMWDCNYDYMVFKNFDLKHQPIESQRIIEVRFLLPARNQILICCDGTSRGNPGAAGCGFVCRDGKGVFIYAEATGLGIATNYIAELTVITGAAEWAIQNNKIDICINSDSKAVVNAYSSGRLPWFMQAKKGAGLVRGGKLCFNTKPSFIHALESPEQIYYRIY; this is encoded by the coding sequence ATGAAAGTTGCAGATTTGATTGTTGATGGTAAGTGGCTAATTCCTCCTAGAATGCTTCAATATTTTCAAGTGGAAGAGTTACCCGTTATTTCAAAAACAAATGATACTAGAGTCTGGACTGGAACTATGTCAGGTGATTTCACTGTATCCTCAGTTGTAGAATGTATAAGAGAGCATTATCAGAAAGTGACATGGGAAAGATATGTTTGGAATCCTACACTTCATCCAACAACAGCAAGAAATGTATGGAAGATAGTGAGGGGCATATGTTCAACTGATGAAAAAGGGAAGAGTAAAGGATACAATTTAGCTTCAAAATGCTATATGTGTGGTGCTGATACTGATAACCTTGTATATATATTATGGTATTGCAATTTCAGTCAGTTAGTATGGAAGTGGCTAGGAGGAATCTTCTTGTTCTGCAATCCAGAATCATATGAAGATGTTATGAATTTTTCCAAACATAAGAGTGGAGCTGTAAAAGATATCTGGTTACTTGTTGCTTCCATTACAATAATGGAACTATGGTTCTTAAGGAACaaaattttttttgaagaagagaAAGTAGACTTGGGGAAATTCAAGAGAAGAATAATACAGTACACAAAAGACTATGCGGTGAGAATAAAGAGCTTCATGTGGGACTGTAACTATGATTACATGGTTTTTAAGAATTTTGATCTGAAACATCAACCAATAGAGTCTCAAAGGATTATAGAAGTGAGATTCTTATTACCTGCAAGAAACCAAATACTCATATGTTGTGATGGAACATCTAGGGGTAATCCAGGTGCAGCAGGATGTGGTTTTGTTTGCAGAGATGGTAAGGGAGTTTTTATATATGCTGAAGCTACGGGCCTGGGGATTGCAACTAATTACATTGCAGAATTAACGGTTATTACAGGTGCAGCTGAATGGGCTATACAGAATAATAAGATTGACATATGCATCAACTCTGATTCTAAAGCAGTAGTGAATGCATATTCATCTGGAAGACTGCCTTGGTTTATGCAGGCAAAGAAGGGTGCAGGCTTGGTGAGAGGGGGGAAACTCTGTTTCAATACAAAGCCTAGTTTCATCCATGCTCTGGAATCACCTGAGCAAATTTATTATAGAATTTATTGA